The genomic DNA GGGCTGATCCCCGGCGGTAGCGTGTTCTGAGGCTTCATCGTCTGCGCACTCCCCCTCCCCCATTCCACGCACCCCAGGTGGTACGTGGTACGACGGCCCTGCGGGCAAAAGATGTTCACACTCGCCCGTCGGTCAACCCGATATGCAATGCCCATCCGGGTATTTGGGGTAACGCTGGAACAGCCCTCGTCCATCCGGCCAGCAGCACTGCCCACCAGCCAACACCCTCTCCACGGAAGCACCGCTCAGCGGCAGTCCACCCGGTACAGGAGTTGGCCAGCGAACTCGGAGCCGAGCACGAAGGAGCGGCCACCGGGCAGGTAGGTGATGGCCTCGGATTGAGCCTGGCTGGGGCCGGGCACCTCCGCTATCTGTCCCTGGACGAGCTCCTCCAGGCCGTTGGCGCCGGGACGGCGCACCTCCCACACGCGGGTGTAGGTGCGCAGCACCAGGCGCTGCCCCGACTCGTGCAGGTCCGCCGCGGTGGTCCGGAAGTCGACGTTTCCCGGCGAGCGCAGCTCGCCCAGGCGCGTGGCCTTGGCCACCGTGCCCGGCGCGAGCCCGTCCAGGGCGAAGACCACTCCCAGTGAATCGCGCGCCTTGGTGATGACGGCCAGCCGGGCGGTACGCGCCTCCAGGACGAGCGCCTCGGCGTCGTGGGGCTTGTCCGGATAGGTGAAGGGCAGCGTCTCCACGGGGACGGTGGCGTCGGCCACCTCCTCCGGCTCGGGGAAGCGGAAGACGCGCACCTGCGCGCGGCGCTCGAAGTTGTCGCCGGTATCCGCCAGGTAGATGCACGAGCGCTGCTCGCCCGGGGCGCACGGCCCCACGGCGATGTCCTCGAGATCCATCCGGGGAACGTCCCCGGGCTCCACACCGGTGAGCGTCAGGGTGGCGCGCACCGTGCCCAGCTCATCCAGGGCGAAGACCTGGAAGGCGTTGCCGGAATCATTGTGCGTCCACAGCACGCCCGGGTGGCGGGAGCTGGCGGCGAGGCCGGACATCTCGGCCAGCACCAGGGGGACGCGGCCCGCGTTGGGGGGCTGGCCCGTGACATGGGGCTCCCCATAGAGCCGGCAACCGGGCAGGCCCTCCGCGGGTGGGTAGCGAGAGTCGGGGGTGTCGAGGGCCGCCTCGGGGCTGGACGACTTCTTCGTCGTACAGGCCCCCAGCAGCAGCCCCGCGAGCACCAGGGCACGGCGGCCCACGTCAGGCTTCCAGGCCCAGCAGCTTGGCCAGCGTCTTCGCATCCGCGTCGGGGAACTGGTACTTCGACATCTCATCCAGCGCCACCCAACGGTGGTCATGCACGCGCAGGTGCTGGATGGCGGATTCGGGGCTGGTGAGCCGGCAGTGGTAGACGCGGAAGTCGATGTCGTACGTGGGGTACTCGTGATGGGTGTGGAGGGCCTGCTCCCCCACCTCCACCTCCACCCCCATCTCCTCACGAATCTCCCGGGCGAGCGCCTGCGGATCCGATTCCCCTTCCTCCACACGGCCTCCAGGGAACTCCCACAGCAGGGGCAACGTCGCCTTGGGAGGGCGCTGGGTGATGAGGTAGCGGCCCTCGGCATTCTGAAGCATCGCGCCGACGACGCGGATGTGACGGCGAGCCATCTCCGGACTCCTTCTCGCGGAAGCGGGAAGGCGGCGGACTAACACGGCCCGGGGTCCGAGGCCAAGCCTCAGGGCTCCCTACCAGGCCCCCCGCGACGTCCCCGGGATGAACCCTTGCCCCGTTTCGAGCGGCTGGAGTCCTCCAGATCCCCCAGGGAGGCGGCACGCAGGGCGGACACCTCCGCCGCCAGCTCGGCGCGCCCGAACCGGTACCCGGAGCGCCACAGGTAATCGCGGAGCGTCTGGCCCACCTCCGCCGCCGTTTCATAACGGTCCTCCCGCCGCCGCGCGAGCATGCGGTGGAGGATGGAGCGCAACCCCTCGGGCAGCGAGGCCGTCGCCGCCTCCACCTCCGGCCTGTCCAGCTGGCGCAGCCGCTTCATCAGCTCGCCGGTCCGCGAGGGACCCAGCTCCTCGATGGTCGCCACGCGGCTCGCGCCGGCATCCCCGCGCGTGCGCAGCATGCGGCCGAGCAGCTCCGCCTCGTGGCGCGCGGTGGCGTCCAGCAGGTGCCTCCCGGTGAGCAGCTGCAGGAAGACGAGGCCCAGGGAGAACAGATCCGACCGCCCGTCGAGCGGCTCCATCATGGCGCGCTCCGGGGAGCTGTAGGCCAGCTCGCCGATGTCGCTGTCGCCCTCGGTGGAGATGCGCCCGTCGAGGCGGGACCAGGCCGCCCCGAAGTCCATCAGCTTCACCTCGCCGTGCTGGCCCAGGATGATGGACTGGGGTGACACGTCCCGGTGGACGATTCCCAGGTGCGCCCCCTCCTCGTCGAGGAGCGTGTGCGCGTATTGGAGCGCATCCGCCACCTCCGAGGTCACGTGGCAGCAGAAGGCCTCGGAGAAGGAACGGCCCGATTTCGCCGCCAGACGCAACAGGTCACCCAGCGGCTCGCCCTCGACGTACTCCATGAGGAGGAGCGGCTCCGCCGGGGGACCGGCCAGCAGCTGGACGGCGGTGATGTTGGGGTGGCGCAGCTTGCCGCCCAACCGCGCTTCCTCCACCAGACGCTGGTAGTCCTCCTGCCGCACGACGCGGTTGAGGCGTTTCAGGACGGTGAAACCACCCGTGCCTTGGAGGTAGCGCTGGCGCGCCAGCACCAGTTCTCCGTGATGGCCCTGGCCCAGCGAGCGTACGTATTCGTAACTCGCCAGCCCAGCGGCCAACACCACCGGAGAAGTGGTGCGCTGAGGGTTCTCATGGGACGACCGGATCGACATACGTGGAACTCCTTGAGGGGGTGTCGGAGAGATGACCCGGAAGGTAAACCCAGACCCCTGCGGTCACCAAGAACGATGACGCGGGGGGTGCGGAAAAGTTGGGCTCTGACCTCGAAAGTCGGGTCTACCTCGCAGATGACTCTTGAAGTCACCACTTTTCCGGTTATCTTTGAAGTCAGGTCGGTCCGGATGATCCGGGCCACGCACCTCTTTCCATCAACACCTACTTCAGGACTGTACGGTATGGCTCTCCCACGAGGACTGGCGGCCACCATAGGGACCGCGGCGCGGGCGGCACGAATTCGAGCCAATCTCACCCAGGAGGACGTGGCCGAGCGCGTGGGGCTGGCCACGGAGGTCTACGGACGGCTGGAACGCGGCGGAATGCTGCCCAGCGTGCCCACGCTCAAGAAGCTGTGCGAGACCCTGAGCATCCCCTCGGATGTGTTGTTGGGGTTGCAGCCAGCCCAGGAGAACTTCTGGACCAAGGAGGCTCCGGCCCGTCCGGTCGAGGAGCCCGCGGAGATCCGCCGGCTGGTGCGGACGGTGAAGAAGCTGGAACCCGCCGAGTTCCGCCTGCTCAGTCTCATGGCCACCGGCCTGGTGAGACTGAGACATATGAGACAGAGCCGGGGACAGGAGGGTGCCTCGCCCTCCCAGTAGGCCTCCCTCTCACCCCGGGCGGCGGGCGGACGGGCGATGAAGTCGCCCCCCTGCCCTCGGGTTTCCCTGGGCAACACCCGGCTTCTGACGATAGGTAGGCCGGACCCCGGGTAACCCATGACCGCCGCCCTTCTCTCATTGACGCTCTTTCTCGCCTCGGGCCAGTTCGCGCCCCAGCAGGCTGGGAGTGAACCCCTCGCGCCGCCCTTGGAGATGCGGGTGCAGAAGCTCGGCAAGGAGCTGCGCTGCGCCGTGTGCCAGGGCCTCTCCGTGGCCGACAGCCCTTCCTCCATGGCTCGCGCCCAGCTGGACAAGATCCGCGAGCTGGTGGCCCAGGGCCAATCGGACCAGGAGGTCCGTGACTACTTCGTGGCCCGCTACGGCGAGTGGGTGCTGCTGCAGCCCACGGCCGAGGGCGTCAACCTGCTCGTGTGGGTGGGCCCGGTGCTGCTGCTGCTGGGCGGCGCCTACGTCATCTTCCGGCAGGTGAAGCGTGGAGAGCCGTCCGCCCCGGCGGCCGCGACGCCCGCGCAGCCCGCGCCCCACACCGAGGACACCGTGGACCCATACCTTCAGGCC from Archangium lipolyticum includes the following:
- a CDS encoding (deoxy)nucleoside triphosphate pyrophosphohydrolase, with protein sequence MARRHIRVVGAMLQNAEGRYLITQRPPKATLPLLWEFPGGRVEEGESDPQALAREIREEMGVEVEVGEQALHTHHEYPTYDIDFRVYHCRLTSPESAIQHLRVHDHRWVALDEMSKYQFPDADAKTLAKLLGLEA
- a CDS encoding serine/threonine-protein kinase, with the translated sequence MSIRSSHENPQRTTSPVVLAAGLASYEYVRSLGQGHHGELVLARQRYLQGTGGFTVLKRLNRVVRQEDYQRLVEEARLGGKLRHPNITAVQLLAGPPAEPLLLMEYVEGEPLGDLLRLAAKSGRSFSEAFCCHVTSEVADALQYAHTLLDEEGAHLGIVHRDVSPQSIILGQHGEVKLMDFGAAWSRLDGRISTEGDSDIGELAYSSPERAMMEPLDGRSDLFSLGLVFLQLLTGRHLLDATARHEAELLGRMLRTRGDAGASRVATIEELGPSRTGELMKRLRQLDRPEVEAATASLPEGLRSILHRMLARRREDRYETAAEVGQTLRDYLWRSGYRFGRAELAAEVSALRAASLGDLEDSSRSKRGKGSSRGRRGGPGREP
- a CDS encoding helix-turn-helix transcriptional regulator, whose protein sequence is MALPRGLAATIGTAARAARIRANLTQEDVAERVGLATEVYGRLERGGMLPSVPTLKKLCETLSIPSDVLLGLQPAQENFWTKEAPARPVEEPAEIRRLVRTVKKLEPAEFRLLSLMATGLVRLRHMRQSRGQEGASPSQ
- a CDS encoding cytochrome c-type biogenesis protein; its protein translation is MTAALLSLTLFLASGQFAPQQAGSEPLAPPLEMRVQKLGKELRCAVCQGLSVADSPSSMARAQLDKIRELVAQGQSDQEVRDYFVARYGEWVLLQPTAEGVNLLVWVGPVLLLLGGAYVIFRQVKRGEPSAPAAATPAQPAPHTEDTVDPYLQAVRRELDQ